The sequence GGAGACCGATAATGGTGGCAAGCGAGGTCATGAGAACGGGCCGCAGACGGACGCGGCAACCCAGAGCGACCGCCTCGCGGATCGCCATGCCTTGCGAGATCAGTTCCCGCGTGAATTCGACGATAAGGATGCTGTTAGAAACCGCGATCCCCGTAAGCATCACGACCCCCATGAGTGACATCACGTTCAGTGTCGTGCCCGTCAACCAGAGCGTGATCAGCACTCCCGTCAAACCCGGTGGAACCGCCAGCAGGATCAGCATCGGATCGACAAAACTCTTGAACTGCGCGACCAGGATCAAGTAGAGGAGCACCACCGACAGAATCAACCCGACGGTAAAACTCCGGAACGAAGCGCGCATGCCCTGTACCATTCCGCGCAATGTCACAGTCAGGCCGTCCGGAACTTTGGTTTTACCAATGATCCCGTCAATCCGGTCGGCGATGCCTCCCAATTCCTCTCCCAATGGCCGCACATAAATATCCATGACCCGGCGGATCTGGTAATGATCCACTTCGGTCGGAGACTGCACGCGTTTTATGGAAGTGAAGGCGTCGAGGCGCGCCGGCATGGCGCTTCCCGACGCGCGAACCGGAATTGCCCGAAGATCCGAAAGCGATTTGATCTGGCCTTCGGTGTATTGCACCGTGAGCATGTAATCCTGTCCCGACTTAGGATCGATCCAGAAGCTCGGGGCGATCATCTGGTTACTCGTGAGAGCGGTGATCACATTCCCAACGACCTCCTGCTGGTCGAGTCCAAGTTCGCTGGCCCGAGTGCGGTCAACGTTGAGCTGCAGCGCGGGGTAATCCACGTCCTGAGGAATGTAGACATCAGCCACTCCGGGAATTTTTTGAATTTCGGCTGCGAGATCCACGGCTGTCTTATGAGCGCGGTCCATGTTCGAACCGGCAACCTGGATGTCGATAGGCGCAGGCAAACCGAGATTGAGGACTGCGTCGACGAGCCCGCCAGACTGGAAATAGGTGGCAAGCTCGGGCATTTGTTCGGCAAGGGAGCGCTTCACCTTCTCCATGTACTCATAACTTCCGCCTTTGTGGTCATCCGTCAAAGCAACCTGGATGAATGCCGTGTGTTCCGCGGAATTACTCGTGTAGATCGCCGAAAAATCAGGCGTCATTCCGATGTTGGACAGAATCATTCGGAGATCTTCCTTCGGGATGACCTGCCGGATCAGGGCTTCGGCCCTTGCCACTTCACTCTCGGTCACAGAAATTCGCGATCCGGACGGAGCCTTCAGGTTGATGACGAACATGCCTGCGTCGGTACGGGGAAAGAAAGACAAACCGATCAGCGGAAATATGACAAGGCTTGCCAGAAACGAGCCCAGACACAAGCCGACCGTCAGCAATGGACGGCGCAAAGCACGGCCGACAATCCGGTCGTAGAGCTGTAAAAACGCCTCAAAGCGATCGTTGAACCAGACATTGAAACGTTCGCCCATCCTCCAACGGTTGTCTCTGCTTTTGAGTTCTACCTCAACCGGCTCCTCGGACGCGGGAGTTCCATGATGCGCCGGAGCTTTGATAAACAGCGCGCAGTATAACGGCACGACCGTCATGGCGACGACGAATGACGCCGCAAGGGACAGAATTACCGCGAGAGCCAATGCAGAAAATAAAAATTGGCTCACCCCATACAAAAAGGTGACAGGAAAGAACACCACACCGGTGGTCAAGGTTGCCGACAGCACCGGAAGCGCAACTTCACGGCCGCCATTTTCCGCGGCTACAGCCGGCTTTTCACCCAGTTCAAGATGGCGGTAGATGTTCTCGAGCACAACGACGGAATTGTCGATCAGCCGTGAGAGCGCGAGCGCAAGTCCGCCGAGCACCATGCTGTTCACCGTGCCACCACCCATCGAAAGGGCCATGAACGTCGCGAGAATCGATAAAGGAATCGAGAAGAACACAGCGACCGTCGCCCGCATGCTTCCGAGAAAAATCAGAATCATCAGGGAGGTGAGGAACAGCCCGATCGCGCCTTCGTGGAGCAGCGTCTGAATAGCGGTCTTCACGAAACGCGACTGATCAAAGAGAACATTCGTCACCAGATTTTTCGGCACGTCTACCAGGTGCTGGACCGTATTCCGCACGCCATCGACGACAGCGATGGTATTGGTGTCACCGCCCTGTTTCAGAACAGCCGTATAGACCGAGCGTTTGCCGTCGATACGGACAACGTTGGTCTGAATCTGCTTCGAATCCTTGGCATAGGCCACGTCCGAAACGCGGACGATGGATCCGTCGACGACCTTCAGCGGGAGCCGGCTGATTTCCTCAATAGTCGGAAGCTGGCTGTTGGTGTAGACGCTGTAATCGAGCGGTCCGATCGGGACGTCTCCGGCCGGCAGAATCAAATTCGAGCGATTGACTGTTCGGACCACGTCCATGAGGCTGAGCTGGTGCGCTTCGAGTTTATACGGATCGGCGTAAACCATGATCTGGCGATAGCCGCCGCCGAACGGCTGCGGCACACTCGCGCCGGGAACGGCCGCAATCTGATTTCGGACGACGAATTGCGCGATATCGCGCGATTGCGTTTCGTTGAACCCATCGGCACCGACAGTCACGAGGCACACCGGAAGACTGGAAGCGTCGGACTTCAGGACTACCGGCGGCAGCGTCCCGGGAGGCAATCGCCGCAATTGCGACATTGCCAGGTTGGAAATCGTGCCAACATCGGCGTCTGCATTCGTACCGGGTTGAAAGTAAACGCGAATGATACTCGCGCCGGGCAGCGAGCGCGACTCGATGTGATCGATGCCGCTGGCCAGAGTGAACTGGCGTTCGAACCGGCTTGTAATGTCCGTCTCGATCTGTTCCGGCGGCATGCCGTTATAGAACGTGGCCACAACCACGACCGGTATATTGATGGTCGGAAACATGTCGACCGGCATACGCACAAGCGATGTTCCGCCTAAAACGGCGATGATCAAGCCGACGACGACGATAAAGTAGGGTGTTTGAATTGCAAATCTCGACATGATCTACTCTTTAAGACACCGGCGGCGCAGCACTTTCCGCCAGCTTTGGACGGACCTGCTCGCCCGGCTTGAGGGCGGAGCGATTGCCCGTCACGACCAGATCGCCTTCGCGCAGGCCTGACCGGACTTCGATCTTGTTTTCCGTCTGTGCGCCGAGCTCGATTTTGTGAACTTCGATTCGGTTCTCCGGCGTGACAATGGTGACCTGCCCTGATGTCTCATCGCTACCGAGATCCACTGCCGGAATGGGGACCGTCAACACTCCGCTGCGTTGATCGGTGATGAGATCTGCTTCCGCGTACATTCCAGGAATAAGTACAAGATTCGGATTCGGCACATCGACCTCTGTGTCCATCGTGCGAGTCGCGGTGGCGACCTTGTCTGAAAATCGCTTTACCTGTCCTGGAAATGAGCGGCCGAGCGTCGGTACGCGGATTTCGACTTTCTGTCCGATATGCACCGTCGGCACGATCGATTCGGGCACCGGAAAAATCAGGCGCAACAGGCTGTTTTCCGATATTTTGACCAGCGGCATCGCCTGCGTGCTCGACGAGATTCCGGCCTGGATCATGGCGCCGGTGTCCGCGTACCGTTTTGTGATCACTCCTGTAAACGGCGCCGCCACTCGCGTGTAATCCAGTAATGTTTTGACTTTCTGAAGGTCCGCCTGCCCGACCTGTACTTGTTGCTCGGCGGCGGCAACACTCGATTTTGCCGCGCTGACCTGGGCCTCAGCGACCAGATCTTTGCTCTGCGCGTCATCGATCTCCTGCTGCGCGATGAGTCCCGCCCTTTGTTTTGCGACCTGGGCCAGCCGCGTGTAAGAAAGGTGCGCAATGTTGTAAGAGGATTCCGCCCGCTTTAATTCGTCCCGGGCCCGTGCCAGCTCCGCCCCATCACGATTGAATTGAGACTGCGCTCGCGCCTGATCGTCAGCCATCTCGGGAATCTCGATAATGGCAAGGATCTGCCCTTCCTGGACGCGGTCGCCGACATCGACATTGATTTTTTTCACATATCCCGCGACTTTCGCCATTACTTCGACTTCTTGATACGGCTTGAATTCGGCTGTCAGCACCACCTTGTGCGACATGTCGTCGACGGTCGCTTTCGCGACGGCGACCGTCGGTGAGTCGGGAGCTTTCGCCTCTTCGGCCTGCGCTGGAGTTCTCGCGCACGACGAGAGAAGAAGGGCAGCCAGTCCGATCGCCATAAAATATACAACCTGGATACGACGAGTCCTGTTCAACTCCATCACCTCAAATGCTCTGGTTTTTCCGGATTGCATCCGCGAGTTTATCCGCAGAAAAGTCGGCGGACGTACAGACTTGCACAATCCTCTGATCCTTCACTCGTATCTCCGCTGCAACGGCGGGAATTTCGGCTGCAAGATCGAGGGGAATCGAAACAACCCCGTGGCAGTCCGCATAGAGCAGGTCACCAGTCCGGATTTCCAGGCCAAGGATGTCCACCGGTTCGCCATAATCTATCAAATGCATATAGGAATGTGAGACGGAAACGAAAGGCGCGAACATCGGAAAGCCAAGACGTGTTACGGCCGGCAGATCCCTGACGGCAGCATTTGTAATAAGGCCGGAAAAGCGGAATGCCTTGAGGATCGCGGCATGCACTTCTCCAACAGCGGCGCCGCTGCCGGGACCGGGGTCCATATCCTGTATCACCGATATGCGCGGAATGGGAAGCCGATCCACGGAGCCCCACCAGTCTGTTCGTTCAACATACGGAGCGCCCGTCATCGAAGGATTTGAGAAACGGATCCGGCTGGTGGCCGCATAGCCCAAGAGACGAGTGTCGCCGCCCGTCATGCATCGCAGCCCGGGACGCGTGAAACCCTCGTTGCGGAGCCGGACCCGGAAATGCTCAATTGCGTTCGCGATCGTACAGGTGTCGAACTGTTGGATAGCCTCAAATTGCTCAGATGACAAGATCATTACCAGAGCTACGGTAAACGGTGGACCTGCCCCGGCCATATACCAAGTGAGGAGTATTTTTGAGACAATGAACAGGTAGAAGCGTTATTTTGGCCTTTTCCTGCGTTAGCCTGCAAAGATGCACACGATTTCCCGTTCGGAAGGCCTCCGCTCCACATCCGATATGGGTTTAAATCGCAGATTTGACCGCCTTGTCTTGAGCACCCGCCTTGCGCTCGTGGCGGGTTTCGGCGGGCTGCTTGTAATCATTACACTGGCCGGTATCGATACGATTCGCGTCCTCGAGGAGATCCGGCATAACGGCGAACAAATCCGGCAGGATTTTCTGGCCCGCAACCATGCGCTAAACAATATTCGGTCCGATGTATACCTTTCCGGCACCTATGTGCGGGATTACCTGCTCGAACCGGAAACCGAGCGCGCCGAATCCTACCGCTCCACCTTGGAACAAGTTCGAACCGGTATCGATTCCGCTCTGGCGGAGTATGGAAACAGGCTCGATCCGCAGGAAAGCAGGGACTATGCGGCACTGAAAGTCGAACTGGCACGGTACTGGGATGTTCTCGGCCCGGTGTTGAAGCTCAATGCGCGTGAACGCAAGCAACGAGGCTATGCCTTTTTGCGGGATGAAGTCTTCCCACGCCGCACCGCCATGCTCGATATCGCAAATCGAATCGCATCCATCAACGAACAACAACTGAACTCCGGCAACACGCGGGACGCCGGGCTCCTTTCAAGTTTTCAAACGCGCCTCACTCTGACGCTTGTTGTTACGCTGGTGTTGGGCCTGGCCCTGGCCATTTTCAGCATGCGCCGGATTCTCAGTCTCGAATCGAAGGCGCATCGACAGTATCAAGATGTGGCCGAAGCGCGACGGCAGCTTGAAAATCTGTCCGCCAGGCTCGTCCAGGCTCAAGAGACAGAGCGCCGGTCGCTGTCTCGCGAGTTGCACGATGAAGTGGGCCAGGCGCTCTCTGCCGTGCTGGTGGAATTGCGCAACCTGTCCACAGGACTTGCCACCCAATCTGAAGAGCAATTATGCAGACATGTGGAAACGATCAAAGGCCTTGTCGAGAATACCGTCCGTACCGTCCGGAATATGTCGCTGCTTCTCAGGCCGTCGATGCTGGACGATCTTGGTCTGATTCCCGCGCTCCGGTGGCAGGCGCGTGAGGTCTCGAGGCAGACGTGTATCGATGTAACGGTGTCCACCGATCTCGCCTCGGATAATTTGCCGGATGAATATAAAACGTGTATCTACCGCGTCGTTCAGGAAGCGCTCCGCAATTCTTCGCGTCATTCACATGCCACCGCAGTGCGCATACAGGTGCGCCAGGAACCACAACACCTTACGCTCTCCATCAGGGATAACGGCAAGGGTTTCGATATAAAACAATCGAAAGGTCTGGGCCTGCTCGGTATCGGAGAGCGGGTGGCACATCTGGGCGGCAGGTGTATGATCAATTCCGAACCCGGCAGCGGCACCGCTATCGCCATCGATCTCCCATTCACACCAAATCATCAGGATGTAAAAGAGAGTGAAACAAATTCGCATCTTGCTGGCGGATGACCACAATGTGATGAGGGCTGGCCTGAAACTCCTGCTGGAGAAACAGGCCGGCTTCAAGGTGGTCAGTGAAGCTTCGGATGGGCATCAGGCGATCGAGAATGCGCTGACCACGCGGCCGGACGTCATCGTACTCGATATCGCCATGCCCAAATTGACCGGTATCGAGGCCGCGCAGCGGATCAGTGCGCAATTGCCGCAGACGTCCATCATTATCCTGAGCATGCATTCCGACGAAGGATACGTCCTGCGCGCTCTGAAGGCCGGCGCGCGGGGCTACCTGCTCAAAGATTCGGCGGAAAGCGACCTCATCGAAGCCATCAAAGCCGTCAGCGAAGGGAAGGCCTTCTTCAGCCCCGAAATCAGCAAAGTCCTGGCCGAGGACTACGTTCGCGAGATCAAAATGCGCGGCGTCGAAGACAGTTATGATCTGCTGACCCCGCGGGAAAAAGACCTCCTGCAACTGCTGGTCGAGGGACGCTCGAATAAAGATATCGCCGGCATGCTCAATCTTAGCCTTTACACGGTCGAAACCCATCGGCGGAACCTGCAGAACAAACTGAATCTTCACAGCTTCCCGGAATTGATCCTTTACGCGGTCCGTAAGGGAATAATCTCCTAGCCGCAGATGATGCAGATACCTGCCGTTTCGCCCAGGAATACCGTGAAATTGGTATAGCAACCGTCCCGCCCTCTTTATACAGTTTTGTGACATGAGAAAAATAATTCTGCTCACCATTTTCTGCACACTCGTCTCGACGGCGGCGTTCTCCCAGGACAATGAGATACCGCATAACGATGTGAACTTCTCCGTGGGCGCCGGCGTTCCGACCGGTTCGGATACGAGCTATCTCACCAACGCGCCGATGATTGCTCTGATGTACGGCTACCGCTTCAACCGGTTCATTCAGGCCGAAAGCGGATTCCAGATGGCCTTTGGCGCAGCGAACAACCAGAACGCCGAGGAATCCGAGTTCGGAACCGTTCAGGGCGGTGATCATGAGCTGATGTTTCCGTTCAGCGGCAGATTCTACGTTCCTCTGCCTCTTGAAAAATGGCAGCTTTCGCTAGGCGGCGGGGGCGCCTATCTCCACTATGCGGAAACTGCCGTCAACGCCCAGGGTAGTCCCTGTTTCACATGCACGACGCGGGGCGGATGGGGCACCCAGGGGTTTCTCACGATCCGGTACCTCATCGGCGACAACTTCTACGTCGGAACAACGGCGCAAGTTGTTTCGGCCCATATCAACGGCGATGCAGTCGGCAATGTCCCTGCGATCAGCACGACGGATCAATGGACCAACGTATTGTTCAATCTCGGCTTCAGGTTCTGATTCCGGCCTGGAATATGGATATGAGACTGATTTCCAGTTTGCTGTTGGCGTGCAGCCTGGTCTTGTGGGCTCCGGCGGCCGCACATGGACAGCGGACGGGTTTCTCGATCGGAATGCCGTCCTCGGCGCCTTCCTCCGGCGCATCCGGATCCGCTCAAGCCCACGCTCCGGCGATGCCTCCACTCCCGGGGCCGCTGCCTTCGGTTTCGACAAACTCGGCGGGACAGATGAAATCCTTGAATCTGTCTTCGACGCATCTGACGCCGCCGGCCGTGAACTTGTTCGCGCCGGCGGTGGCGGGACGCCCCGGAATTCTGCCGCAAGTGCCGTACGCGATGGATCCGATTGCCGGCCGAAGCACGATTTCGATAGCATTGGATAAGCCGGGCATGTGCGCGCAGCGGCCCTGAAGCGCAGGTAGCCGCGGGCTAAAGGCAGGCTAAAGGCCGGCGCCCGCGTGCCCAACCCTCTCACTCTCCAGCTGAACGCCCCAGGGTTCTTCCTGGCCGGTGTCGTCAAATTGAACAGGCTCATAAAGGAAACGTCAATGAGACAGGCATGAATTCGGGAGACTCAGACAAAAGCCGACATCAATACCGGACCACTCTGGATAAAATCGCCGTGGTCCCGAGTGTAAAGGGCCCGCTGAGGTCGTGTGAAAATGTCGCAAGCTTTCGACCTGACCGATCGCAGACAAGCACAGGCGGCGAAGCGTCTTCTCGCATCTGTCGTGGAATCCTCCGCCGACGGCATCATCAGCGAGGACCTGAACGGTATCGTGACGAGCTGGAACAGGGGCGCCGAGCGAATGTTCGGCTACTCCGCGGAAGAAATCATTGGCCGCACAATTTCTATAATCGTCCCTTCCGGAACCGGGAGTGAGATACCTGGCGTGCTGGAGGCCATAAAACGAGGAGAGGCGATCGAGCAATACGAAACTGTCCGGATGGCAAAGAACGGGAAGCTGATAAATGTATCCATAACATGGTCGCCGCTCTACGACTCGGAAGGGCGCGTTGCGGGCGCATCCAAGGTGGTCCGCGACATTAGCGAGCGCAAGCAGATGGAAGAGCAGCGGATGGAATTGATCGCAAAGGAACGGGCGCTTGCCATGGAAAGAGCGCTGCGCGAGACGGAGGCCGAGCTTGCTCGCGTCGCTCGGGCTTTATCCGTGGGCGAACTGACAACGTCGATTGCTCACGAGATCAATCAGCCGCTCGCCGGCGTGGTCACCAATGCGGAAGCGGGACTCCGCTGGCTAAGCCGTGAGACACCGAACATCGAAAAAGCCAAGGCATCGTTGGCGCTGATCGTCAGGGACGGGAACCGGGCCAGCGCTGTGATCCGGGGGATTCGTGAACTCTTGACAAAGGAACGCCCGCAGACCACATCACTCGACATTAACGAAGTCATCAGGGAAGTGCTTGCACTCGCGCACGCCGAATTGACGAAACGAGGAATCACTCCGTATTCCGAACTTGCGCCGGATCTTCCGCCGGTTCTCAGTGATCGAGTCCAACTACAGCAGGTCATCTTGAACCTGATTATGAACAGTGCTGACGCCATGGCCTCGATAGACAGACCAAAGGAACTCTTCATAACATCACAAAAGCCTATTGACAGCGGCGTTTTGGTAACGGTGCGAGACTCCGGCATAGGCATCCATCCCCAGGACGTGGACCTCATCTTCGAACCTTTCTTTACGACCAAGCCGGCGGGAATCGGAATGGGCCTAGCGTTGAGCCGTTCGATCGTTGAGTCGCATGGCGGCAGAATCTGGCCGCAATTGAACGAAGGTCCCGGCCTGACGGTGCAATTCAGCCTGCCGGCGGCCGCCGCCGAACAGAAATTCGCTGCTGCGAGCAAACTGTGAGTCTCGACACCTCCGCAGTTTTTGTGGTCGAAGACGATGTTTCTGTGCGGGAAGCATTGAAAAACCTATTCGGCTCGGTCGGGCTGAACGTCAAAACCTTTAGAGCTGCGGACGAGTTTCTGGCTAAGCAGCAGCCGGACGTGCCGGGTTGTCTTGTATTGGACGTCCGTCTTCCTGGCGCCAGCGGACTCGATTTGCAGCAAGAACTCGTGAAGGCGAATATCCAGATGCCGATCGTCTTCCTCACTGGATACGGCGACATTCCAATGTCGGTTCAGGCGATGAAGGCTGGTGCGGTGGACTTTCTCACCAAACCTTTCCGCGACCAGGATTTGCTGGATGCGGTTAAGCAAGCGATCGAGCGGGATCGCGCGGCGCGGACAGAACAATCCCAACTTATGGAATTACGCGCCCGCTACAAGTCATTGTCACCCCGCGAGCAGGAAGTAATGGCGTTGGTGATTCGAGGCCTGCTCAACAAGCAGACCGCCGCTGAGTTGGGTAAAACGGAACAGACCATAAAACTGCATCGAGGCAGGGTGATGCACAAAATGAAAGCGGAATCGCTCGCGGATCTCGTCAAGATGGCGCAAAAGCTTGGCGTTTGAACTCCTCTCCCCTGCCACGCGTGGAGCACGGATCCGGCTATACGAAAGTCTAGTTTCACTACCCAAAGGCAGAGTCATCATCCATCCCGCTGTGGAGCTAACATGTGTCGAGAATCTGAAGGCAAAGGATCGTAAAACATTGAGACACGGAGTTTCTTAAATGCCACGATTTGACCGTCGATACGCCGCGGGACTTCAGGTCGCGATTTGGCTCAGCCTGGCTCTCGTCTTCGTGGCGGATCTGGCTACCCCTCTCGGTATTTCGGTTTGGGTGCTTTACCTCGTCCCGCTGATCGTATGTTTATTCGGATGGCGGCCGGCAATGCCGGTTATTGTTTCCGTACTCACCACGGTCCTGATCGTCCTTGGATTTTTTCTCAAGCCGCCGGGAATCGCGCCATCGATTGCCATACTCGACCGGGTCTTTGGCGTTACGGTCGTCTGGACGGTCGGCATCACGGGGCACCAACTCCTTAAGAACAAGCTGATCGTCAGCGAACAAAACTGGTTGCGTGACGGCCAGAACCGGCTTGGGGCTCACATGCAGGGCGAGCAGGTCCTGCATGCATTAGGCGATAAAGTGATCCGCTTTCTAAGCGAGTATCTTAACGCTCAGGTTGGCGCGATTTACGTCCGATCGGAAGAGGGTGTGTTTGAGCGTTTTGCCTCTTATGCGCTAGACCTGGCGCTGGCTCCGGGGAACGAAAGAATTCTGCCGGGTGCAGGCCTGTCCGGACAAGTGATTAAAGACCGCCGGGCGTTTGTGCTGAAGGAATTACCTGCGGATTACATGCGCATCTCCTCCACTCTGGGCAATTCCAAACCGGCGGCTCTCATCGTGGTTCCTGCGCTCGCCGAAGGCGAAGTGG is a genomic window of Terriglobia bacterium containing:
- a CDS encoding efflux RND transporter periplasmic adaptor subunit codes for the protein MAIGLAALLLSSCARTPAQAEEAKAPDSPTVAVAKATVDDMSHKVVLTAEFKPYQEVEVMAKVAGYVKKINVDVGDRVQEGQILAIIEIPEMADDQARAQSQFNRDGAELARARDELKRAESSYNIAHLSYTRLAQVAKQRAGLIAQQEIDDAQSKDLVAEAQVSAAKSSVAAAEQQVQVGQADLQKVKTLLDYTRVAAPFTGVITKRYADTGAMIQAGISSSTQAMPLVKISENSLLRLIFPVPESIVPTVHIGQKVEIRVPTLGRSFPGQVKRFSDKVATATRTMDTEVDVPNPNLVLIPGMYAEADLITDQRSGVLTVPIPAVDLGSDETSGQVTIVTPENRIEVHKIELGAQTENKIEVRSGLREGDLVVTGNRSALKPGEQVRPKLAESAAPPVS
- a CDS encoding efflux RND transporter permease subunit, yielding MSRFAIQTPYFIVVVGLIIAVLGGTSLVRMPVDMFPTINIPVVVVATFYNGMPPEQIETDITSRFERQFTLASGIDHIESRSLPGASIIRVYFQPGTNADADVGTISNLAMSQLRRLPPGTLPPVVLKSDASSLPVCLVTVGADGFNETQSRDIAQFVVRNQIAAVPGASVPQPFGGGYRQIMVYADPYKLEAHQLSLMDVVRTVNRSNLILPAGDVPIGPLDYSVYTNSQLPTIEEISRLPLKVVDGSIVRVSDVAYAKDSKQIQTNVVRIDGKRSVYTAVLKQGGDTNTIAVVDGVRNTVQHLVDVPKNLVTNVLFDQSRFVKTAIQTLLHEGAIGLFLTSLMILIFLGSMRATVAVFFSIPLSILATFMALSMGGGTVNSMVLGGLALALSRLIDNSVVVLENIYRHLELGEKPAVAAENGGREVALPVLSATLTTGVVFFPVTFLYGVSQFLFSALALAVILSLAASFVVAMTVVPLYCALFIKAPAHHGTPASEEPVEVELKSRDNRWRMGERFNVWFNDRFEAFLQLYDRIVGRALRRPLLTVGLCLGSFLASLVIFPLIGLSFFPRTDAGMFVINLKAPSGSRISVTESEVARAEALIRQVIPKEDLRMILSNIGMTPDFSAIYTSNSAEHTAFIQVALTDDHKGGSYEYMEKVKRSLAEQMPELATYFQSGGLVDAVLNLGLPAPIDIQVAGSNMDRAHKTAVDLAAEIQKIPGVADVYIPQDVDYPALQLNVDRTRASELGLDQQEVVGNVITALTSNQMIAPSFWIDPKSGQDYMLTVQYTEGQIKSLSDLRAIPVRASGSAMPARLDAFTSIKRVQSPTEVDHYQIRRVMDIYVRPLGEELGGIADRIDGIIGKTKVPDGLTVTLRGMVQGMRASFRSFTVGLILSVVLLYLILVAQFKSFVDPMLILLAVPPGLTGVLITLWLTGTTLNVMSLMGVVMLTGIAVSNSILIVEFTRELISQGMAIREAVALGCRVRLRPVLMTSLATIIGLLPMALKLGEGSESYAPLARALLGGLAVSVLLTVFLVPAAYLIVHGKDHYVQERA
- a CDS encoding MCP four helix bundle domain-containing protein, which gives rise to MHTISRSEGLRSTSDMGLNRRFDRLVLSTRLALVAGFGGLLVIITLAGIDTIRVLEEIRHNGEQIRQDFLARNHALNNIRSDVYLSGTYVRDYLLEPETERAESYRSTLEQVRTGIDSALAEYGNRLDPQESRDYAALKVELARYWDVLGPVLKLNARERKQRGYAFLRDEVFPRRTAMLDIANRIASINEQQLNSGNTRDAGLLSSFQTRLTLTLVVTLVLGLALAIFSMRRILSLESKAHRQYQDVAEARRQLENLSARLVQAQETERRSLSRELHDEVGQALSAVLVELRNLSTGLATQSEEQLCRHVETIKGLVENTVRTVRNMSLLLRPSMLDDLGLIPALRWQAREVSRQTCIDVTVSTDLASDNLPDEYKTCIYRVVQEALRNSSRHSHATAVRIQVRQEPQHLTLSIRDNGKGFDIKQSKGLGLLGIGERVAHLGGRCMINSEPGSGTAIAIDLPFTPNHQDVKESETNSHLAGG
- a CDS encoding PAS domain S-box protein produces the protein MSQAFDLTDRRQAQAAKRLLASVVESSADGIISEDLNGIVTSWNRGAERMFGYSAEEIIGRTISIIVPSGTGSEIPGVLEAIKRGEAIEQYETVRMAKNGKLINVSITWSPLYDSEGRVAGASKVVRDISERKQMEEQRMELIAKERALAMERALRETEAELARVARALSVGELTTSIAHEINQPLAGVVTNAEAGLRWLSRETPNIEKAKASLALIVRDGNRASAVIRGIRELLTKERPQTTSLDINEVIREVLALAHAELTKRGITPYSELAPDLPPVLSDRVQLQQVILNLIMNSADAMASIDRPKELFITSQKPIDSGVLVTVRDSGIGIHPQDVDLIFEPFFTTKPAGIGMGLALSRSIVESHGGRIWPQLNEGPGLTVQFSLPAAAAEQKFAAASKL
- a CDS encoding RraA family protein — translated: MILSSEQFEAIQQFDTCTIANAIEHFRVRLRNEGFTRPGLRCMTGGDTRLLGYAATSRIRFSNPSMTGAPYVERTDWWGSVDRLPIPRISVIQDMDPGPGSGAAVGEVHAAILKAFRFSGLITNAAVRDLPAVTRLGFPMFAPFVSVSHSYMHLIDYGEPVDILGLEIRTGDLLYADCHGVVSIPLDLAAEIPAVAAEIRVKDQRIVQVCTSADFSADKLADAIRKNQSI
- a CDS encoding response regulator transcription factor, with product MSLDTSAVFVVEDDVSVREALKNLFGSVGLNVKTFRAADEFLAKQQPDVPGCLVLDVRLPGASGLDLQQELVKANIQMPIVFLTGYGDIPMSVQAMKAGAVDFLTKPFRDQDLLDAVKQAIERDRAARTEQSQLMELRARYKSLSPREQEVMALVIRGLLNKQTAAELGKTEQTIKLHRGRVMHKMKAESLADLVKMAQKLGV
- a CDS encoding response regulator transcription factor, whose amino-acid sequence is MKQIRILLADDHNVMRAGLKLLLEKQAGFKVVSEASDGHQAIENALTTRPDVIVLDIAMPKLTGIEAAQRISAQLPQTSIIILSMHSDEGYVLRALKAGARGYLLKDSAESDLIEAIKAVSEGKAFFSPEISKVLAEDYVREIKMRGVEDSYDLLTPREKDLLQLLVEGRSNKDIAGMLNLSLYTVETHRRNLQNKLNLHSFPELILYAVRKGIIS